The following proteins come from a genomic window of Rattus norvegicus strain BN/NHsdMcwi chromosome 8, GRCr8, whole genome shotgun sequence:
- the Syncrip gene encoding heterogeneous nuclear ribonucleoprotein Q isoform 2 (isoform 2 is encoded by transcript variant 2) — protein sequence MATEHVNGNGTEEPMDTTSAVIHSENFQTLLDAGLPQKVAEKLDEIYVAGLVAHSDLDERAIEALKEFNEDGALAVLQQFKDSDLSHVQNKSAFLCGVMKTYRQREKQGTKVADSSKGPDEAKIKALLERTGYTLDVTTGQRKYGGPPPDSVYSGQQPSVGTEIFVGKIPRDLFEDELVPLFEKAGPIWDLRLMMDPLTGLNRGYAFVTFCTKEAAQEAVKLYNNHEIRSGKHIGVCISVANNRLFVGSIPKSKTKEQILEEFSKVTEGLTDVILYHQPDDKKKNRGFCFLEYEDHKTAAQARRRLMSGKVKVWGNVGTVEWADPIEDPDPEVMAKVKVLFVRNLANTVTEEILEKSFSQFGKLERVKKLKDYAFIHFDERDGAVKAMEEMNGKDLEGENIEIVFAKPPDQKRKERKAQRQAAKNQMYDDYYYYGPPHMPPPTRGRGRGGRGGYGYPPDYYGYEDYYDYYGYDYHNYRGGYEDPYYGYEDFQVGARGRGGRGARGAAPSRGRGAAPPRGRAGYSQRGGPGSARGVRGARGGAQQQRGRGQGKGVEAGPDLLQ from the exons ATGGCTACAGAACATGTTAATGGAAATGGTACTGAAGAGCCCATGGATACTACTTCAGCAGTTATCCATTCAGAAAATTTTCAGACATTGCTTGATGCTGGTTTACCACAGAAAGTTGCTGAAAAACTAGATGAAATTTACGTTGCAG ggctAGTTGCACATAGTGATTTAGATGAGAGAGCTATCGAAGCTTTAAAAGAGTTCAATGAAGACGGCGCATTGGCAGTGCTTCAACAGTTCAAAGACAGTGATCTCTCTCATGTTCAG AACAAAAGTGCCTTTTTATGTGGAGTCATGAAGActtacaggcagagagagaaacaaggGACCAAAGTAGCAGACTCTAGTAAAGGACCAGATGAGGCGAAGATTAAG GCACTTTTGGAAAGAACAGGCTACACTCTTGATGTGACTACAGGTCAGAGGAAGTATGGGGGGCCACCTCCAGATTCTGTTTATTCAGGTCAGCAGCCTTCTGTTGGCACTGAG ATATTTGTGGGGAAGATCCCCAGAGATCTGTTTGAAGATGAGCTTGTTCCATTGTTTGAGAAAGCTGGACCTATATGGGATCTTCGTTTAATGATGGATCCACTTACTGGTCTCAACAGAGGTTATGCCTTTGTCACTTTTTGTACAAAAGAAGCAGCACAAGAGGCTGTTAAACTg taTAATAATCATGAAATTCGTTCCGGGAAACATATTGGTGTCTGCATCTCAGTTGCCAACAATAGGCTTTTTGTGGGCTCTATTCCTAAGAGTAAAACCAAGGAACAGATTCTTGAAGAATTTAGTAAAGTGACAG AGGGTCTCACAGATGTCATTTTATACCACCAACCTgatgacaagaaaaaaaacagaggcTTTTGCTTTCTTGAATATGAAGATCATAAAACAGCTGCCCAGGCAAGGCGTAGGCTAATGAGTGGTAAAGTTAAAGTCTGGGGAAATGTTGGAACTGTTGAATGGGCTGATCCTATTGAAGATCCTGATCCTGAAGTTATGGCAAAG gtaaAAGTGCTGTTTGTACGCAACCTTGCCAACACTGTAACAGAAGAAATTTTAGAAAAGTCGTTTAGTCAGTTTGGGAAACTGGAACGAGTGAAGAAGCTAAAAGATTATGCTTTCATTCATTTTGATGAGAGAGATGGTGCTGTCAAG gctATGGAAGAAATGAATGGTAAAGACTTGGAGGGAGAAAACATTGAAATTGTTTTTGCTAAGCCACCAGatcagaagaggaaagaaagaaaagctcagAGGCAAGCAGCAAAGAATCAAAT gtATGATGATTACTACTATTATGGTCCACCTCATATGCCCCCTCCAACAAGAGGTCGAGGGCGTGGAGGTAGAGGTGGCTATGGATATCCTCCAGATTATTATGGATACGAagattattatgattattatggTTATGATTACCATAACTATCGTGGTGGATATGAAGATCCATATTATGGTTatgaagattttcaagttggAGCTAGAGGAAGGGGTGGTAGAGGAGCAAGGGGTGCTGCTCCATCCAGAGGTCGCGGGGCTGCTCCTCCCCGTGGTAGAGCCGGTTATTCACAGAGAGGAGGCCCTGGATCAGCAAGAGGCGTTCGTGGTGCGAGAGGAGGTGCCCAACAACAAAGAGGCCGCGGG CAGGGAAAAGGGGTCGAGGCCGGTCCTGACCTGTTACAATGA
- the Syncrip gene encoding heterogeneous nuclear ribonucleoprotein Q isoform X1, whose protein sequence is MATEHVNGNGTEEPMDTTSAVIHSENFQTLLDAGLPQKVAEKLDEIYVAGLVAHSDLDERAIEALKEFNEDGALAVLQQFKDSDLSHVQNKSAFLCGVMKTYRQREKQGTKVADSSKGPDEAKIKALLERTGYTLDVTTGQRKYGGPPPDSVYSGQQPSVGTEIFVGKIPRDLFEDELVPLFEKAGPIWDLRLMMDPLTGLNRGYAFVTFCTKEAAQEAVKLYNNHEIRSGKHIGVCISVANNRLFVGSIPKSKTKEQILEEFSKVTEGLTDVILYHQPDDKKKNRGFCFLEYEDHKTAAQARRRLMSGKVKVWGNVGTVEWADPIEDPDPEVMAKVKVLFVRNLANTVTEEILEKSFSQFGKLERVKKLKDYAFIHFDERDGAVKAMEEMNGKDLEGENIEIVFAKPPDQKRKERKAQRQAAKNQMYDDYYYYGPPHMPPPTRGRGRGGRGGYGYPPDYYGYEDYYDYYGYDYHNYRGGYEDPYYGYEDFQVGARGRGGRGARGAAPSRGRGAAPPRGRAGYSQRGGPGSARGVRGARGGAQQQRGRGVRGARGGRGGNVGGKRKADGYNQPDSKRRQTNNQNWGSQPIAQQPLQAGKRGRGRS, encoded by the exons ATGGCTACAGAACATGTTAATGGAAATGGTACTGAAGAGCCCATGGATACTACTTCAGCAGTTATCCATTCAGAAAATTTTCAGACATTGCTTGATGCTGGTTTACCACAGAAAGTTGCTGAAAAACTAGATGAAATTTACGTTGCAG ggctAGTTGCACATAGTGATTTAGATGAGAGAGCTATCGAAGCTTTAAAAGAGTTCAATGAAGACGGCGCATTGGCAGTGCTTCAACAGTTCAAAGACAGTGATCTCTCTCATGTTCAG AACAAAAGTGCCTTTTTATGTGGAGTCATGAAGActtacaggcagagagagaaacaaggGACCAAAGTAGCAGACTCTAGTAAAGGACCAGATGAGGCGAAGATTAAG GCACTTTTGGAAAGAACAGGCTACACTCTTGATGTGACTACAGGTCAGAGGAAGTATGGGGGGCCACCTCCAGATTCTGTTTATTCAGGTCAGCAGCCTTCTGTTGGCACTGAG ATATTTGTGGGGAAGATCCCCAGAGATCTGTTTGAAGATGAGCTTGTTCCATTGTTTGAGAAAGCTGGACCTATATGGGATCTTCGTTTAATGATGGATCCACTTACTGGTCTCAACAGAGGTTATGCCTTTGTCACTTTTTGTACAAAAGAAGCAGCACAAGAGGCTGTTAAACTg taTAATAATCATGAAATTCGTTCCGGGAAACATATTGGTGTCTGCATCTCAGTTGCCAACAATAGGCTTTTTGTGGGCTCTATTCCTAAGAGTAAAACCAAGGAACAGATTCTTGAAGAATTTAGTAAAGTGACAG AGGGTCTCACAGATGTCATTTTATACCACCAACCTgatgacaagaaaaaaaacagaggcTTTTGCTTTCTTGAATATGAAGATCATAAAACAGCTGCCCAGGCAAGGCGTAGGCTAATGAGTGGTAAAGTTAAAGTCTGGGGAAATGTTGGAACTGTTGAATGGGCTGATCCTATTGAAGATCCTGATCCTGAAGTTATGGCAAAG gtaaAAGTGCTGTTTGTACGCAACCTTGCCAACACTGTAACAGAAGAAATTTTAGAAAAGTCGTTTAGTCAGTTTGGGAAACTGGAACGAGTGAAGAAGCTAAAAGATTATGCTTTCATTCATTTTGATGAGAGAGATGGTGCTGTCAAG gctATGGAAGAAATGAATGGTAAAGACTTGGAGGGAGAAAACATTGAAATTGTTTTTGCTAAGCCACCAGatcagaagaggaaagaaagaaaagctcagAGGCAAGCAGCAAAGAATCAAAT gtATGATGATTACTACTATTATGGTCCACCTCATATGCCCCCTCCAACAAGAGGTCGAGGGCGTGGAGGTAGAGGTGGCTATGGATATCCTCCAGATTATTATGGATACGAagattattatgattattatggTTATGATTACCATAACTATCGTGGTGGATATGAAGATCCATATTATGGTTatgaagattttcaagttggAGCTAGAGGAAGGGGTGGTAGAGGAGCAAGGGGTGCTGCTCCATCCAGAGGTCGCGGGGCTGCTCCTCCCCGTGGTAGAGCCGGTTATTCACAGAGAGGAGGCCCTGGATCAGCAAGAGGCGTTCGTGGTGCGAGAGGAGGTGCCCAACAACAAAGAGGCCGCGGGGTACGTGGTGCAAGGGGTGGCCGCGGTGGAAATGTAGGAGGAAAGCGCAAAGCTGATGGGTACAACCAGCCAGATTCCAAGCGGCGCCAGACCAATAATCAGAACTGGGGCTCCCAACCCATTGCTCAGCAACCGCTCCAAG CAGGGAAAAGGGGTCGAGGCCGGTCCTGA
- the Syncrip gene encoding heterogeneous nuclear ribonucleoprotein Q isoform X2, with protein MATEHVNGNGTEEPMDTTSAVIHSENFQTLLDAGLPQKVAEKLDEIYVAGLVAHSDLDERAIEALKEFNEDGALAVLQQFKDSDLSHVQNKSAFLCGVMKTYRQREKQGTKVADSSKGPDEAKIKALLERTGYTLDVTTGQRKYGGPPPDSVYSGQQPSVGTEIFVGKIPRDLFEDELVPLFEKAGPIWDLRLMMDPLTGLNRGYAFVTFCTKEAAQEAVKLYNNHEIRSGKHIGVCISVANNRLFVGSIPKSKTKEQILEEFSKVTEGLTDVILYHQPDDKKKNRGFCFLEYEDHKTAAQARRRLMSGKVKVWGNVGTVEWADPIEDPDPEVMAKVKVLFVRNLANTVTEEILEKSFSQFGKLERVKKLKDYAFIHFDERDGAVKAMEEMNGKDLEGENIEIVFAKPPDQKRKERKAQRQAAKNQMYDDYYYYGPPHMPPPTRGRGRGGRGGYGYPPDYYGYEDYYDYYGYDYHNYRGGYEDPYYGYEDFQVGARGRGGRGARGAAPSRGRGAAPPRGRAGYSQRGGPGSARGVRGARGGAQQQRGRGVRGARGGRGGNVGGKRKADGYNQPDSKRRQTNNQNWGSQPIAQQPLQGKRGRGRS; from the exons ATGGCTACAGAACATGTTAATGGAAATGGTACTGAAGAGCCCATGGATACTACTTCAGCAGTTATCCATTCAGAAAATTTTCAGACATTGCTTGATGCTGGTTTACCACAGAAAGTTGCTGAAAAACTAGATGAAATTTACGTTGCAG ggctAGTTGCACATAGTGATTTAGATGAGAGAGCTATCGAAGCTTTAAAAGAGTTCAATGAAGACGGCGCATTGGCAGTGCTTCAACAGTTCAAAGACAGTGATCTCTCTCATGTTCAG AACAAAAGTGCCTTTTTATGTGGAGTCATGAAGActtacaggcagagagagaaacaaggGACCAAAGTAGCAGACTCTAGTAAAGGACCAGATGAGGCGAAGATTAAG GCACTTTTGGAAAGAACAGGCTACACTCTTGATGTGACTACAGGTCAGAGGAAGTATGGGGGGCCACCTCCAGATTCTGTTTATTCAGGTCAGCAGCCTTCTGTTGGCACTGAG ATATTTGTGGGGAAGATCCCCAGAGATCTGTTTGAAGATGAGCTTGTTCCATTGTTTGAGAAAGCTGGACCTATATGGGATCTTCGTTTAATGATGGATCCACTTACTGGTCTCAACAGAGGTTATGCCTTTGTCACTTTTTGTACAAAAGAAGCAGCACAAGAGGCTGTTAAACTg taTAATAATCATGAAATTCGTTCCGGGAAACATATTGGTGTCTGCATCTCAGTTGCCAACAATAGGCTTTTTGTGGGCTCTATTCCTAAGAGTAAAACCAAGGAACAGATTCTTGAAGAATTTAGTAAAGTGACAG AGGGTCTCACAGATGTCATTTTATACCACCAACCTgatgacaagaaaaaaaacagaggcTTTTGCTTTCTTGAATATGAAGATCATAAAACAGCTGCCCAGGCAAGGCGTAGGCTAATGAGTGGTAAAGTTAAAGTCTGGGGAAATGTTGGAACTGTTGAATGGGCTGATCCTATTGAAGATCCTGATCCTGAAGTTATGGCAAAG gtaaAAGTGCTGTTTGTACGCAACCTTGCCAACACTGTAACAGAAGAAATTTTAGAAAAGTCGTTTAGTCAGTTTGGGAAACTGGAACGAGTGAAGAAGCTAAAAGATTATGCTTTCATTCATTTTGATGAGAGAGATGGTGCTGTCAAG gctATGGAAGAAATGAATGGTAAAGACTTGGAGGGAGAAAACATTGAAATTGTTTTTGCTAAGCCACCAGatcagaagaggaaagaaagaaaagctcagAGGCAAGCAGCAAAGAATCAAAT gtATGATGATTACTACTATTATGGTCCACCTCATATGCCCCCTCCAACAAGAGGTCGAGGGCGTGGAGGTAGAGGTGGCTATGGATATCCTCCAGATTATTATGGATACGAagattattatgattattatggTTATGATTACCATAACTATCGTGGTGGATATGAAGATCCATATTATGGTTatgaagattttcaagttggAGCTAGAGGAAGGGGTGGTAGAGGAGCAAGGGGTGCTGCTCCATCCAGAGGTCGCGGGGCTGCTCCTCCCCGTGGTAGAGCCGGTTATTCACAGAGAGGAGGCCCTGGATCAGCAAGAGGCGTTCGTGGTGCGAGAGGAGGTGCCCAACAACAAAGAGGCCGCGGGGTACGTGGTGCAAGGGGTGGCCGCGGTGGAAATGTAGGAGGAAAGCGCAAAGCTGATGGGTACAACCAGCCAGATTCCAAGCGGCGCCAGACCAATAATCAGAACTGGGGCTCCCAACCCATTGCTCAGCAACCGCTCCAAG GGAAAAGGGGTCGAGGCCGGTCCTGA
- the Syncrip gene encoding heterogeneous nuclear ribonucleoprotein Q isoform 3 (isoform 3 is encoded by transcript variant 3) codes for MATEHVNGNGTEEPMDTTSAVIHSENFQTLLDAGLPQKVAEKLDEIYVAGLVAHSDLDERAIEALKEFNEDGALAVLQQFKDSDLSHVQNKSAFLCGVMKTYRQREKQGTKVADSSKGPDEAKIKALLERTGYTLDVTTGQRKYGGPPPDSVYSGQQPSVGTEIFVGKIPRDLFEDELVPLFEKAGPIWDLRLMMDPLTGLNRGYAFVTFCTKEAAQEAVKLYNNHEIRSGKHIGVCISVANNRLFVGSIPKSKTKEQILEEFSKVTEGLTDVILYHQPDDKKKNRGFCFLEYEDHKTAAQARRRLMSGKVKVWGNVGTVEWADPIEDPDPEVMAKVKVLFVRNLANTVTEEILEKSFSQFGKLERVKKLKDYAFIHFDERDGAVKAMEEMNGKDLEGENIEIVFAKPPDQKRKERKAQRQAAKNQMYDDYYYYGPPHMPPPTRGRGRGGRGGYGYPPDYYGYEDYYDYYGYDYHNYRGGYEDPYYGYEDFQVGARGRGGRGARGAAPSRGRGAAPPRGRAGYSQRGGPGSARGVRGARGGAQQQRGRGGKGVEAGPDLLQ; via the exons ATGGCTACAGAACATGTTAATGGAAATGGTACTGAAGAGCCCATGGATACTACTTCAGCAGTTATCCATTCAGAAAATTTTCAGACATTGCTTGATGCTGGTTTACCACAGAAAGTTGCTGAAAAACTAGATGAAATTTACGTTGCAG ggctAGTTGCACATAGTGATTTAGATGAGAGAGCTATCGAAGCTTTAAAAGAGTTCAATGAAGACGGCGCATTGGCAGTGCTTCAACAGTTCAAAGACAGTGATCTCTCTCATGTTCAG AACAAAAGTGCCTTTTTATGTGGAGTCATGAAGActtacaggcagagagagaaacaaggGACCAAAGTAGCAGACTCTAGTAAAGGACCAGATGAGGCGAAGATTAAG GCACTTTTGGAAAGAACAGGCTACACTCTTGATGTGACTACAGGTCAGAGGAAGTATGGGGGGCCACCTCCAGATTCTGTTTATTCAGGTCAGCAGCCTTCTGTTGGCACTGAG ATATTTGTGGGGAAGATCCCCAGAGATCTGTTTGAAGATGAGCTTGTTCCATTGTTTGAGAAAGCTGGACCTATATGGGATCTTCGTTTAATGATGGATCCACTTACTGGTCTCAACAGAGGTTATGCCTTTGTCACTTTTTGTACAAAAGAAGCAGCACAAGAGGCTGTTAAACTg taTAATAATCATGAAATTCGTTCCGGGAAACATATTGGTGTCTGCATCTCAGTTGCCAACAATAGGCTTTTTGTGGGCTCTATTCCTAAGAGTAAAACCAAGGAACAGATTCTTGAAGAATTTAGTAAAGTGACAG AGGGTCTCACAGATGTCATTTTATACCACCAACCTgatgacaagaaaaaaaacagaggcTTTTGCTTTCTTGAATATGAAGATCATAAAACAGCTGCCCAGGCAAGGCGTAGGCTAATGAGTGGTAAAGTTAAAGTCTGGGGAAATGTTGGAACTGTTGAATGGGCTGATCCTATTGAAGATCCTGATCCTGAAGTTATGGCAAAG gtaaAAGTGCTGTTTGTACGCAACCTTGCCAACACTGTAACAGAAGAAATTTTAGAAAAGTCGTTTAGTCAGTTTGGGAAACTGGAACGAGTGAAGAAGCTAAAAGATTATGCTTTCATTCATTTTGATGAGAGAGATGGTGCTGTCAAG gctATGGAAGAAATGAATGGTAAAGACTTGGAGGGAGAAAACATTGAAATTGTTTTTGCTAAGCCACCAGatcagaagaggaaagaaagaaaagctcagAGGCAAGCAGCAAAGAATCAAAT gtATGATGATTACTACTATTATGGTCCACCTCATATGCCCCCTCCAACAAGAGGTCGAGGGCGTGGAGGTAGAGGTGGCTATGGATATCCTCCAGATTATTATGGATACGAagattattatgattattatggTTATGATTACCATAACTATCGTGGTGGATATGAAGATCCATATTATGGTTatgaagattttcaagttggAGCTAGAGGAAGGGGTGGTAGAGGAGCAAGGGGTGCTGCTCCATCCAGAGGTCGCGGGGCTGCTCCTCCCCGTGGTAGAGCCGGTTATTCACAGAGAGGAGGCCCTGGATCAGCAAGAGGCGTTCGTGGTGCGAGAGGAGGTGCCCAACAACAAAGAGGCCGCGGG GGAAAAGGGGTCGAGGCCGGTCCTGACCTGTTACAATGA
- the Syncrip gene encoding heterogeneous nuclear ribonucleoprotein Q isoform X6: MKTYRQREKQGTKVADSSKGPDEAKIKALLERTGYTLDVTTGQRKYGGPPPDSVYSGQQPSVGTEIFVGKIPRDLFEDELVPLFEKAGPIWDLRLMMDPLTGLNRGYAFVTFCTKEAAQEAVKLYNNHEIRSGKHIGVCISVANNRLFVGSIPKSKTKEQILEEFSKVTEGLTDVILYHQPDDKKKNRGFCFLEYEDHKTAAQARRRLMSGKVKVWGNVGTVEWADPIEDPDPEVMAKVKVLFVRNLANTVTEEILEKSFSQFGKLERVKKLKDYAFIHFDERDGAVKAMEEMNGKDLEGENIEIVFAKPPDQKRKERKAQRQAAKNQMYDDYYYYGPPHMPPPTRGRGRGGRGGYGYPPDYYGYEDYYDYYGYDYHNYRGGYEDPYYGYEDFQVGARGRGGRGARGAAPSRGRGAAPPRGRAGYSQRGGPGSARGVRGARGGAQQQRGRGQGKGVEAGPDLLQ; this comes from the exons ATGAAGActtacaggcagagagagaaacaaggGACCAAAGTAGCAGACTCTAGTAAAGGACCAGATGAGGCGAAGATTAAG GCACTTTTGGAAAGAACAGGCTACACTCTTGATGTGACTACAGGTCAGAGGAAGTATGGGGGGCCACCTCCAGATTCTGTTTATTCAGGTCAGCAGCCTTCTGTTGGCACTGAG ATATTTGTGGGGAAGATCCCCAGAGATCTGTTTGAAGATGAGCTTGTTCCATTGTTTGAGAAAGCTGGACCTATATGGGATCTTCGTTTAATGATGGATCCACTTACTGGTCTCAACAGAGGTTATGCCTTTGTCACTTTTTGTACAAAAGAAGCAGCACAAGAGGCTGTTAAACTg taTAATAATCATGAAATTCGTTCCGGGAAACATATTGGTGTCTGCATCTCAGTTGCCAACAATAGGCTTTTTGTGGGCTCTATTCCTAAGAGTAAAACCAAGGAACAGATTCTTGAAGAATTTAGTAAAGTGACAG AGGGTCTCACAGATGTCATTTTATACCACCAACCTgatgacaagaaaaaaaacagaggcTTTTGCTTTCTTGAATATGAAGATCATAAAACAGCTGCCCAGGCAAGGCGTAGGCTAATGAGTGGTAAAGTTAAAGTCTGGGGAAATGTTGGAACTGTTGAATGGGCTGATCCTATTGAAGATCCTGATCCTGAAGTTATGGCAAAG gtaaAAGTGCTGTTTGTACGCAACCTTGCCAACACTGTAACAGAAGAAATTTTAGAAAAGTCGTTTAGTCAGTTTGGGAAACTGGAACGAGTGAAGAAGCTAAAAGATTATGCTTTCATTCATTTTGATGAGAGAGATGGTGCTGTCAAG gctATGGAAGAAATGAATGGTAAAGACTTGGAGGGAGAAAACATTGAAATTGTTTTTGCTAAGCCACCAGatcagaagaggaaagaaagaaaagctcagAGGCAAGCAGCAAAGAATCAAAT gtATGATGATTACTACTATTATGGTCCACCTCATATGCCCCCTCCAACAAGAGGTCGAGGGCGTGGAGGTAGAGGTGGCTATGGATATCCTCCAGATTATTATGGATACGAagattattatgattattatggTTATGATTACCATAACTATCGTGGTGGATATGAAGATCCATATTATGGTTatgaagattttcaagttggAGCTAGAGGAAGGGGTGGTAGAGGAGCAAGGGGTGCTGCTCCATCCAGAGGTCGCGGGGCTGCTCCTCCCCGTGGTAGAGCCGGTTATTCACAGAGAGGAGGCCCTGGATCAGCAAGAGGCGTTCGTGGTGCGAGAGGAGGTGCCCAACAACAAAGAGGCCGCGGG CAGGGAAAAGGGGTCGAGGCCGGTCCTGACCTGTTACAATGA
- the Syncrip gene encoding heterogeneous nuclear ribonucleoprotein Q isoform X5, which produces MKFTLQALLERTGYTLDVTTGQRKYGGPPPDSVYSGQQPSVGTEIFVGKIPRDLFEDELVPLFEKAGPIWDLRLMMDPLTGLNRGYAFVTFCTKEAAQEAVKLYNNHEIRSGKHIGVCISVANNRLFVGSIPKSKTKEQILEEFSKVTEGLTDVILYHQPDDKKKNRGFCFLEYEDHKTAAQARRRLMSGKVKVWGNVGTVEWADPIEDPDPEVMAKVKVLFVRNLANTVTEEILEKSFSQFGKLERVKKLKDYAFIHFDERDGAVKAMEEMNGKDLEGENIEIVFAKPPDQKRKERKAQRQAAKNQMYDDYYYYGPPHMPPPTRGRGRGGRGGYGYPPDYYGYEDYYDYYGYDYHNYRGGYEDPYYGYEDFQVGARGRGGRGARGAAPSRGRGAAPPRGRAGYSQRGGPGSARGVRGARGGAQQQRGRGVRGARGGRGGNVGGKRKADGYNQPDSKRRQTNNQNWGSQPIAQQPLQGGDHSGNYGYKSENEEFYQDTFGQQWK; this is translated from the exons ATGAAATTTACGTTGCAG GCACTTTTGGAAAGAACAGGCTACACTCTTGATGTGACTACAGGTCAGAGGAAGTATGGGGGGCCACCTCCAGATTCTGTTTATTCAGGTCAGCAGCCTTCTGTTGGCACTGAG ATATTTGTGGGGAAGATCCCCAGAGATCTGTTTGAAGATGAGCTTGTTCCATTGTTTGAGAAAGCTGGACCTATATGGGATCTTCGTTTAATGATGGATCCACTTACTGGTCTCAACAGAGGTTATGCCTTTGTCACTTTTTGTACAAAAGAAGCAGCACAAGAGGCTGTTAAACTg taTAATAATCATGAAATTCGTTCCGGGAAACATATTGGTGTCTGCATCTCAGTTGCCAACAATAGGCTTTTTGTGGGCTCTATTCCTAAGAGTAAAACCAAGGAACAGATTCTTGAAGAATTTAGTAAAGTGACAG AGGGTCTCACAGATGTCATTTTATACCACCAACCTgatgacaagaaaaaaaacagaggcTTTTGCTTTCTTGAATATGAAGATCATAAAACAGCTGCCCAGGCAAGGCGTAGGCTAATGAGTGGTAAAGTTAAAGTCTGGGGAAATGTTGGAACTGTTGAATGGGCTGATCCTATTGAAGATCCTGATCCTGAAGTTATGGCAAAG gtaaAAGTGCTGTTTGTACGCAACCTTGCCAACACTGTAACAGAAGAAATTTTAGAAAAGTCGTTTAGTCAGTTTGGGAAACTGGAACGAGTGAAGAAGCTAAAAGATTATGCTTTCATTCATTTTGATGAGAGAGATGGTGCTGTCAAG gctATGGAAGAAATGAATGGTAAAGACTTGGAGGGAGAAAACATTGAAATTGTTTTTGCTAAGCCACCAGatcagaagaggaaagaaagaaaagctcagAGGCAAGCAGCAAAGAATCAAAT gtATGATGATTACTACTATTATGGTCCACCTCATATGCCCCCTCCAACAAGAGGTCGAGGGCGTGGAGGTAGAGGTGGCTATGGATATCCTCCAGATTATTATGGATACGAagattattatgattattatggTTATGATTACCATAACTATCGTGGTGGATATGAAGATCCATATTATGGTTatgaagattttcaagttggAGCTAGAGGAAGGGGTGGTAGAGGAGCAAGGGGTGCTGCTCCATCCAGAGGTCGCGGGGCTGCTCCTCCCCGTGGTAGAGCCGGTTATTCACAGAGAGGAGGCCCTGGATCAGCAAGAGGCGTTCGTGGTGCGAGAGGAGGTGCCCAACAACAAAGAGGCCGCGGGGTACGTGGTGCAAGGGGTGGCCGCGGTGGAAATGTAGGAGGAAAGCGCAAAGCTGATGGGTACAACCAGCCAGATTCCAAGCGGCGCCAGACCAATAATCAGAACTGGGGCTCCCAACCCATTGCTCAGCAACCGCTCCAAGGTGGTGATCATTCTGGTAACTATGGTTACAAATCTGAAAACGAGGAGTTTTATCAGGATACTTTTGGGCAACAGTGGAAGTAG